Proteins encoded within one genomic window of Setaria italica strain Yugu1 chromosome IV, Setaria_italica_v2.0, whole genome shotgun sequence:
- the LOC101771100 gene encoding uncharacterized protein LOC101771100, with protein MARPPPPPPPQTLPLLLLLSLLASLAPAATAAAFSGLDAFLASAAARDPSAGNDTFAALPAGLRRALAAPTPLLPSRLLSLTAAVPVHVRLAGASFPASSGRSLPSLVNAAVSSASFLSSRPPHRLAVSHTLHLDVTGPVAASKLANSAGNAVRAHLDKSAAPFHSNALSGVPYSLVDELVAEDYRALAGSGPAEAVYIYLLDLGSQPRPYGYTAAASGTDASSPGYSRCLGPMWAGKDRYIWIDLGAGPVNYGPALSGDGVLPRGEFHPLATLHGRPKAEKALLADLASLVLSAYKSLLVPSLRIPVYYENSLLIRFVHIYGDRKEPEGLDFHVIEQSIRDGDLPYSGQSLKFDLHTVRYSECPICSFAIARSTNSFTSRFLFVNYTLIVNEYLDSKRLRQVLSDSSDEIHRLAGVHDNDEHDKVVPVFVFDLDYDKLLPLDRYHQAVAFGDMVVAVRTRSSQTVSDYTCNGRHVLTMTRNLERPIIGSVLQSMWGVSPTHQSWSPDHNATVVDYTWSTGHTPFGPFSETKSLSFVQKDAARRNVLLTTLNFTITSTINVLESMAAHGGENILLRKKRHVEFIQRWNLLTYKLEKVVSAMSRLDYEKAMYLLRSSDHDLYEIHSLVYQASQELEATLVCFKDPPFPWVSVSMSGVFVFGFFYVYSKRDRLFRSKRKQF; from the coding sequence ATGGCTcgccccccgcccccgcccccaccccaaACCCTACCCCTACTCCtactcctctccctcctcgcctCGCTCGCCCCCGCAGCCACCGCGGCCGCGTTCTCGGGCCTCGACGCCTTCCTCgcgtcggcggccgcgcgcgACCCGTCCGCCGGCAACGACACCTtcgccgccctccccgccggcctccgccgcgcgctcgccgccccgaccccgctcctcccctcccgcctcctctccctcaccgccgccgtccccgtccaCGTCCGCCTCGCGGGGGCCTCCTTCCCGGCCTCCTCCGGTCggtccctcccctccctcgtcAACGCTGCCGTCTCCTCGGCAAGCTTCCTCTCCAGCCGCCCCCCGCACCGCCTCGCGGTCTCCCACACCCTCCACCTCGACGTCACCGGCCCTGTCGCGGCGTCCAAGCTCGCCAACAGCGCCGGCAACGCCGTCCGCGCGCACCTCGACAAATCCGCCGCGCCCTTCCACTCCAACGCGCTCTCCGGCGTTCCCTACTCGCTCGTCGACGAACTCGTCGCCGAGGACTACCGCGCGCTCGCCGGCTCCGGCCCCGCTGAGGCCGTCTACATCTACTTGCTCGACCTCGGCTCTCAGCCGCGCCCGTACGGCTACACTGCGGCCGCCTCCGGCACCGACGCCTCCTCTCCCGGGTATTCCCGCTGCCTCGGTCCCATGTGGGCAGGCAAGGATCGGTACATTTGGATCGACCTTGGTGCCGGCCCGGTGAACTATGGCCCGGCGCTGTCTggtgatggtgtgctccctCGTGGTGAGTTCCACCCTCTTGCCACCCTCCACGGTCGGCCCAAGGCGGAGAAAGCTCTCCTCGCTGATCTGGCTTCTCTTGTACTCAGTGCTTACAAGTCTTTGCTAGTGCCGTCGCTCAGAATTCCAGTGTATTATGAGAACTCGTTGCTTATTCGGTTTGTTCACATCTATGGGGACCGGAAGGAACCAGAGGGGCTTGATTTCCATGTAATTGAGCAGTCGATTCGAGATGGGGATCTACCTTATAGTGGCCAGAGCTTGAAGTTTGATTTGCACACGGTCAGGTACTCCGAATGCCCAATTTGCTCATTTGCAATTGCCAGGTCGACAAACTCATTTACATCGAGGTTCCTGTTTGTGAATTACACACTGATAGTGAATGAGTACTTGGACTCCAAGCGTTTGAGGCAGGTGCTTTCAGACTCATCGGATGAGATACATCGTCTGGCTGGGGTTCATGACAATGATGAACATGACAAAGTGGTGCCAGTTTTTGTGTTTGATTTGGATTATGATAAACTTTTGCCACTGGATAGGTACCACCAGGCAGTGGCATTTGGTGATATGGTGGTTGCTGTGAGGACAAGGAGCTCACAAACAGTAAGTGACTACACCTGTAATGGTCGACACGTGCTTACAATGACTAGAAACCTTGAGCGGCCAATCATTGGCTCAGTTCTGCAGAGCATGTGGGGTGTTTCACCCACGCATCAGTCATGGAGCCCTGACCATAACGCTACAGTTGTTGATTACACTTGGAGCACTGGGCATACACCATTTGGTCCTTTTTCAGAGACCAAATCACTGTCTTTTGTGCAGAAAGATGCAGCTCGTAGGAATGTTCTTCTTACCACCTTGAACTTCACAATCACTAGCACAATTAATGTTTTGGAGTCAATGGCAGCACATGGTGGGGAGAACATACTTCTTAGAAAGAAAAGGCATGTTGAATTCATTCAGAGGTGGAATCTGCTCACATATAAATTGGAGAAGGTGGTTTCAGCCATGTCACGCTTGGACTACGAGAAGGCAATGTACCTTTTGAGATCTTCAGACCATGATCTGTATGAAATTCACTCATTGGTGTATCAGGCATCCCAGGAGCTTGAGGCTACACTGGTTTGCTTCAAAGATCCACCATTCCCTTGGGTCTCAGTTTCCATGTCTGGAGTGTTTGTTTTTGGTTTCTTTTATGTGTACTCGAAAAGGGATAGATTATTTAGGAGCAAAAGGAAACAGTTTTGA